One stretch of Corynebacterium callunae DSM 20147 DNA includes these proteins:
- a CDS encoding type 1 glutamine amidotransferase domain-containing protein, which produces MSDELKGKRVAILAADGVERVELEQPRQALLDAGATTELLSLHEGEIKARNNDLDEAGTFLVDALVKSVSVDDYDALLLPGGTVNPDQLRMDTDAVGFVRDFVATGKLVASICHGPWTLIEAGVANGRTLTSYPSIRTDLRNAGANVVDEEVVRDGNLVTSRWPDDLPAFCSTIVELLSQSKEGQS; this is translated from the coding sequence ATGTCAGATGAATTGAAAGGCAAGCGGGTCGCGATCCTTGCCGCAGACGGCGTGGAGCGCGTCGAGCTGGAGCAGCCGAGACAGGCGCTTCTTGATGCTGGCGCCACGACTGAGTTGCTGTCGCTGCACGAGGGTGAGATCAAGGCTCGCAACAATGACTTAGATGAAGCGGGTACGTTTTTGGTCGATGCTCTAGTTAAGTCAGTTTCGGTTGATGACTATGACGCTCTGTTGCTTCCTGGTGGCACAGTCAACCCGGATCAGCTACGGATGGACACCGACGCGGTAGGTTTTGTGCGTGATTTCGTAGCCACTGGCAAACTAGTTGCCTCGATCTGCCATGGCCCGTGGACTCTGATCGAGGCCGGAGTCGCAAATGGCCGGACGCTGACCTCTTACCCAAGTATCCGCACCGACTTGCGCAATGCCGGTGCGAATGTCGTCGACGAAGAGGTTGTCCGTGATGGGAACCTCGTCACCAGCCGCTGGCCGGATGATCTTCCGGCCTTTTGTTCCACAATCGTGGAACTGCTCAGCCAGTCCAAGGAGGGACAATCATGA
- a CDS encoding putative quinol monooxygenase translates to MIEVALSVVLRAKPGKEEEVAEFLRSARSIVEQEDGTRAWFALQFDASTFGIFDVFPDDEARQAHLTGSVGQALAAQGAELFSVEPDIQHVDVLAYKLPGESV, encoded by the coding sequence ATGATTGAAGTTGCATTGTCAGTAGTTTTGCGAGCTAAGCCAGGCAAAGAGGAAGAAGTCGCGGAGTTTCTACGTAGTGCGCGCTCCATTGTCGAGCAAGAAGATGGCACGAGGGCTTGGTTCGCTTTGCAGTTCGATGCGTCTACCTTCGGGATCTTCGACGTATTCCCAGACGATGAGGCCCGCCAGGCTCATCTGACGGGAAGCGTGGGCCAGGCACTCGCCGCGCAGGGAGCAGAACTGTTTAGCGTAGAACCCGACATTCAGCACGTCGATGTGCTCGCGTATAAGCTACCTGGTGAAAGCGTTTAG
- a CDS encoding excinuclease ABC subunit UvrA: MVNPPLPESTQPLPVQPDVRVLGAREHNLQDIDLAVPRDALVVFTGVSGSGKSSLAFGTLFAESQRRYLESVAPYARRLIDQVGVPDVDSITGMPPAVALQQQRGGRSARSSVGSITTISSLVRMLYSRAGNYPDDQPMLYAEDFSTNTVQGACPDCHGIGRVYEVTEDKMVPDPSLTIRERAIASWPKAWHGHQLRDVLVSLGYDVDVPWKDLPREEREWILYTEETPHVPVHSRLTLAEARAAIAAGVEPSYSGTFVGARKYVLDTFANTKSESMKRRVAQFLTVTPCPACHGKRLKPEALSVTFEDRDIADLSSLPLAQLSVLIEKAVEQATADLDVIETADHATDVTALSDAAQQSVDAGETPRAGASNLRREANHSAGKLAATTRLGTELVSRLRPIIDLGLGYLSLDRTTPTLSGGELQRLRLATQLTSDLFGVVYVLDEPSAGLHPQDISALLGILDGLKRRGNSLFVVEHSVDVMRHADWLVDIGPGAGERGGRVLYSGPTDGLAQVEESVTRGYLFGGSGLVHRAPREPQGWLYLEHVTRNNLHDVSISVPLGVFTAVTGVSGSGKSSLVSQALPELLGERLGRTAQTQDAAAPEDDELLLSGEPEEVKGTIRGDFSGLRRVVSIDQRPIGRTPRSNVATYTGMFDHVRRRFAETPEARARGYKPGRFSFNVAGGRCPTCNGEGSVMVELLFLPSVYTECPDCHGTRYQSSTLEIIWRGCNIAQILAMSVEEAYDFFHGEFDIMRSLTALIDVGLGYLRLGQPATELSGGEAQRVKLASELQRSQRGDTLYVLDEPTSGLHCADSDRLVAHLQTLVEAGNTVVAVELDMRVVVAADYVIDLGPGAGEDGGTVVASGTPEEVASCGVGASAPYLKTALHEAVSRG; this comes from the coding sequence ATGGTTAATCCACCTCTCCCCGAGTCAACGCAGCCCTTGCCCGTTCAGCCAGACGTTCGTGTTTTAGGTGCTCGCGAACACAACCTTCAGGACATCGATCTCGCGGTGCCCCGCGATGCGCTGGTGGTTTTCACCGGGGTTTCTGGGTCGGGGAAGTCCTCTCTGGCTTTCGGAACGCTGTTTGCGGAATCGCAGCGCCGTTACCTAGAGTCTGTCGCTCCCTATGCTCGTCGTTTGATTGACCAGGTCGGCGTTCCAGACGTCGATTCGATTACGGGCATGCCTCCGGCCGTTGCTCTTCAGCAGCAACGTGGAGGCCGTAGCGCTCGCTCGTCGGTGGGTAGTATCACCACGATCTCATCACTAGTGCGCATGCTCTATTCCCGGGCTGGCAACTACCCCGATGATCAGCCGATGCTCTATGCCGAAGACTTCTCTACTAACACCGTGCAGGGAGCATGTCCGGACTGCCACGGCATTGGCCGGGTGTATGAGGTCACCGAGGACAAGATGGTGCCCGACCCCTCGCTGACGATCCGCGAGCGGGCTATAGCCTCGTGGCCAAAGGCTTGGCACGGTCATCAGCTACGCGATGTGCTCGTTTCCCTTGGCTACGATGTGGACGTCCCCTGGAAGGACCTGCCGAGGGAAGAGCGTGAATGGATCCTTTACACAGAGGAGACACCGCATGTCCCGGTCCACTCGCGGCTAACTCTTGCCGAGGCCCGGGCTGCTATCGCGGCGGGTGTTGAACCGAGTTACTCGGGTACCTTCGTCGGTGCTCGCAAGTATGTGCTCGACACATTCGCGAATACCAAGAGCGAGTCGATGAAGCGGCGCGTGGCGCAGTTCCTTACGGTCACTCCCTGCCCTGCTTGCCATGGTAAACGACTGAAGCCAGAGGCACTGTCGGTAACGTTTGAAGACCGTGATATCGCAGACCTCTCCAGCCTGCCGCTGGCACAACTCTCGGTGCTGATTGAAAAGGCAGTCGAGCAGGCCACCGCCGATCTCGACGTGATCGAGACGGCAGATCACGCAACAGATGTAACAGCCCTGAGCGATGCCGCGCAGCAGAGCGTCGACGCCGGGGAAACACCCCGCGCGGGTGCCTCTAACCTGCGCAGGGAAGCGAACCATTCGGCAGGGAAGCTGGCGGCGACAACCCGCCTGGGCACAGAACTCGTCAGTAGACTGCGGCCCATTATTGACCTGGGACTGGGCTACCTATCCTTGGATCGCACCACTCCCACACTCTCTGGCGGGGAATTGCAGCGACTGCGTCTCGCTACCCAACTGACCTCTGACCTCTTCGGAGTGGTATACGTTCTCGATGAGCCTTCGGCAGGATTACATCCACAGGATATTAGCGCGTTGCTCGGCATTCTTGACGGACTCAAACGACGAGGCAACAGCCTATTTGTCGTCGAGCATTCAGTAGACGTGATGCGCCATGCTGACTGGCTGGTAGACATCGGACCTGGAGCGGGCGAGCGTGGCGGACGTGTTCTCTATAGCGGGCCTACTGACGGGCTAGCGCAAGTGGAGGAATCCGTCACCCGAGGATACTTATTCGGAGGCAGTGGCTTGGTTCATCGGGCTCCCCGAGAGCCGCAGGGATGGCTATATCTAGAGCACGTCACTCGTAACAATTTGCACGATGTGTCGATCTCCGTTCCACTCGGGGTGTTCACCGCAGTCACTGGAGTTTCTGGATCAGGCAAGTCAAGCTTGGTCAGTCAGGCGTTGCCTGAGTTGCTTGGCGAGCGACTAGGAAGAACTGCTCAGACACAGGATGCTGCCGCCCCTGAAGATGATGAGCTTTTGCTGTCAGGCGAACCCGAAGAGGTCAAGGGAACGATCCGCGGAGACTTCTCTGGGTTGCGTCGTGTCGTAAGTATTGACCAAAGGCCTATTGGTCGCACTCCGCGTTCAAACGTGGCCACCTACACCGGGATGTTCGACCACGTGAGACGGAGGTTCGCCGAGACGCCGGAGGCTCGCGCGCGAGGTTACAAACCGGGTCGTTTCTCCTTCAACGTCGCCGGCGGTCGTTGTCCTACCTGCAATGGAGAAGGATCAGTGATGGTAGAACTGTTATTCCTACCGTCGGTGTACACCGAATGTCCTGACTGCCATGGCACCCGTTACCAGTCCAGCACTTTGGAGATTATCTGGCGTGGCTGCAACATCGCGCAGATTCTCGCCATGAGCGTTGAGGAAGCCTATGATTTCTTCCACGGGGAGTTTGACATCATGCGCTCGCTCACGGCGCTAATCGACGTCGGCCTCGGGTACCTGCGACTCGGGCAGCCGGCTACCGAGCTGTCCGGAGGTGAGGCACAGCGTGTCAAACTCGCCTCTGAGCTTCAGCGATCCCAGCGCGGAGACACTCTCTATGTACTTGATGAACCGACGTCCGGGTTGCACTGTGCAGATTCCGATCGGCTTGTGGCACATCTACAGACTCTTGTGGAAGCAGGAAATACGGTCGTCGCGGTTGAGCTCGACATGCGCGTTGTCGTCGCAGCCGACTACGTGATCGACCTCGGCCCGGGCGCAGGTGAGGATGGAGGTACGGTGGTGGCCTCAGGAACACCCGAGGAAGTTGCTTCGTGCGGAGTCGGTGCGTCGGCACCGTATCTCAAAACGGCATTGCATGAGGCCGTCTCCCGGGGGTGA